From the genome of bacterium, one region includes:
- a CDS encoding class I SAM-dependent methyltransferase encodes MNFETIPCPVCTHTEHSPERIVSDRFRVLGERTYALVRCQKCKLVFLNPRPDVGSIGAFYDVPGYDPFGSAGEEPQTLSAKLYKKLRPLSIRKKAARVVAGLKPADRCLDVGCATGEFIVELKRRGLEADGCEPSAKAADYARDHYGLRVWTGGIESVPTHAGPYKLITMWHVLEHVHKLRDTLETARQLLAPRGKIAIAVPNPQSLDAKAYGDRWVGWDTPRHLYHFDPPVMLDLLIRAGFDPRSLGAVAFDAFYHSILSEPRGVAGLLRGGTRGMLSYASGVFGGPGSSELYLGIKRPT; translated from the coding sequence GTGAACTTCGAAACCATCCCCTGTCCGGTGTGTACCCACACCGAACATTCACCGGAACGTATCGTCAGCGATCGCTTCCGGGTGCTTGGGGAACGAACCTACGCGCTGGTCCGCTGCCAAAAGTGTAAACTGGTCTTTCTGAATCCCCGTCCGGACGTCGGTTCGATCGGCGCATTCTACGACGTGCCCGGTTATGATCCGTTCGGATCCGCCGGCGAAGAGCCGCAGACGCTGTCCGCCAAGCTCTATAAAAAGCTGCGGCCCCTGTCCATCCGCAAAAAAGCCGCGCGCGTGGTGGCCGGACTAAAACCCGCGGACCGCTGCCTGGACGTGGGCTGCGCGACCGGCGAGTTCATTGTTGAATTGAAACGGCGCGGACTCGAAGCCGATGGCTGTGAGCCCAGCGCCAAAGCCGCCGATTACGCGCGTGACCATTACGGTCTGCGAGTGTGGACGGGCGGCATCGAAAGCGTGCCGACGCACGCCGGTCCGTATAAATTGATTACGATGTGGCATGTGCTCGAACATGTCCACAAACTTCGCGATACGCTCGAGACGGCGCGGCAACTGCTCGCACCGCGCGGGAAAATCGCCATCGCCGTGCCTAATCCGCAATCGCTCGACGCCAAGGCTTACGGCGACCGCTGGGTGGGATGGGACACGCCGCGGCATCTTTATCACTTCGATCCGCCCGTGATGTTAGACCTCTTGATTCGTGCCGGGTTCGACCCGCGCAGTCTGGGGGCGGTGGCCTTCGATGCGTTCTATCATAGTATTCTGTCGGAACCGCGCGGAGTCGCCGGGCTTCTGCGCGGCGGTACACGCGGCATGCTGAGCTACGCGAGCGGAGTCTTCGGCGGGCCAGGCTCGTCCGAGCTGTATTTGGGAATCAAACGACCGACCTGA
- a CDS encoding T9SS type A sorting domain-containing protein: MRHFPHILLLTLFALHTALATPYWTEEEILAARTSGFYPDAQRNVETGLRTSRRSLDEIEYFLKYRQLCDFLAGLQVQTPGVNFGGMREGEVGSDFTIIQTDNTQEAIRVWSQYALWTGDTARYAQNIRDAWVYCAEWPAWDEEGGGYYAMHNSGWGFEAAWKFREAYGDTSMNWYADSCAIWVVAHPLALNSTLNYAAQGLGIGGLYPHAVYRNRTDWSDHALSRARLIRNWFEANPARLNNATEWALCGGTALWGVCNSLWIAYPDSGATWINQYGTQLETWEAPSSWYNAFNTWYSNATFRCWEITGDSLYWHRGVFFADSLVGFDDDNDGGIPPGTCCIANDNDHSWVSAYLGWMGLERIISAGPIVDFSAGGFASPDPERAHLAGDPLAVVAVVNNAGTEALSGRVWVWGPAYADSADFTAEPGSSVEIPLAALWTLPDAPDLPAQPRLYQRVRVVVEDDTLWRLDSTLFDIRRGAVVSGTILGEYDAFFAPPCHIEFYSDEYPDSLWTSVDVAAGQVYTNGNRRLLAGGNRMVIHGPLRYVLDERSFFPLPPEENADPFDIWLTATEVLLVDDDLGEDYETYALASLTQNGDEVRVWNRDSGAVSELRDVPWILWMTGDDSATTLTAADQTTLTNYMAQGGGLLLTGQNITEDENTTTFLETVLRSGVNRHDSDRPWAYGLGGAPNVDGMFLLLLGSGGAGNQTSPSSLLPLDNGTAFCINDTTDEEVCGIAGEYQGGRFMFISFGLEAVSGMAGSTSRAAFLDSAASWLLETSSVEPAAPQQVTSFELLPAFPNPFNGSVEIRWLAPDGSADVQLRVYDVLGRAVRTLFSGRAHGGAQRTLWDARSDAGIVVAGGPYFVRLTAPGVSLTQPLQFIK, from the coding sequence ATGCGCCATTTTCCGCACATTCTGCTGCTGACGCTGTTCGCGTTGCACACAGCATTGGCGACTCCCTACTGGACGGAAGAGGAGATTCTTGCGGCGCGAACAAGCGGATTCTACCCGGACGCTCAGCGGAACGTCGAGACCGGGCTGCGCACATCGCGGCGCTCGCTTGACGAGATTGAGTACTTCCTGAAGTACCGCCAGCTTTGCGATTTTCTGGCGGGCTTGCAGGTGCAGACGCCCGGGGTGAATTTCGGCGGCATGCGCGAGGGCGAGGTCGGCAGCGATTTCACCATCATCCAGACCGACAACACGCAGGAAGCGATCCGCGTGTGGTCGCAATATGCCCTTTGGACAGGCGACACGGCGCGTTACGCGCAGAACATTCGCGACGCGTGGGTGTACTGCGCGGAGTGGCCCGCGTGGGACGAGGAAGGCGGCGGCTACTACGCCATGCACAACAGCGGCTGGGGTTTTGAAGCGGCCTGGAAATTTCGCGAAGCCTACGGCGACACGAGCATGAACTGGTACGCGGACAGTTGCGCAATTTGGGTTGTGGCGCATCCGCTGGCGCTCAACAGCACACTGAACTACGCCGCACAAGGTTTGGGCATCGGCGGGCTGTATCCGCATGCGGTCTACCGCAATCGCACGGATTGGAGCGACCACGCTCTGTCCCGCGCCCGGCTAATCCGCAACTGGTTCGAAGCCAATCCGGCGCGCCTCAACAACGCCACCGAGTGGGCGTTGTGCGGCGGCACAGCGCTCTGGGGCGTATGCAATTCGCTATGGATAGCCTACCCGGACAGCGGCGCGACGTGGATCAATCAATACGGCACGCAGCTTGAAACCTGGGAGGCTCCGTCAAGCTGGTACAATGCCTTCAACACATGGTACTCCAACGCTACCTTTCGGTGTTGGGAGATTACCGGCGATTCGCTTTATTGGCATCGCGGAGTTTTCTTCGCCGACTCATTGGTGGGTTTTGACGACGACAATGACGGGGGCATTCCGCCGGGCACGTGTTGCATTGCCAACGATAACGATCACTCGTGGGTAAGCGCGTATCTGGGCTGGATGGGTCTCGAACGCATCATCAGTGCGGGACCGATTGTGGATTTCTCCGCGGGTGGTTTTGCCTCGCCGGATCCGGAACGCGCGCACCTTGCCGGAGATCCGCTGGCCGTGGTGGCAGTGGTCAACAATGCCGGCACCGAAGCGCTCTCGGGCCGCGTCTGGGTCTGGGGGCCTGCTTATGCCGATAGCGCGGATTTCACGGCCGAACCCGGATCGAGTGTGGAGATACCACTCGCCGCCCTCTGGACGCTGCCGGATGCTCCCGATTTGCCAGCCCAACCGCGACTCTATCAACGCGTGCGCGTCGTCGTCGAAGATGATACCCTTTGGCGCCTCGACTCAACGCTCTTTGACATTCGCCGCGGTGCGGTTGTCAGCGGCACAATCCTCGGCGAATACGATGCGTTTTTCGCGCCGCCCTGTCATATCGAATTTTATTCTGACGAGTATCCCGATTCACTCTGGACGAGCGTAGACGTGGCCGCCGGGCAGGTGTACACTAACGGTAATCGCCGACTGCTCGCGGGCGGCAATCGCATGGTGATCCACGGCCCGCTGCGCTATGTCCTTGATGAACGCAGCTTCTTCCCGCTCCCGCCCGAAGAAAACGCCGATCCGTTCGACATCTGGTTGACCGCGACCGAAGTACTGCTCGTTGACGACGATCTGGGCGAAGACTACGAGACGTATGCACTCGCTTCGCTCACACAGAACGGCGACGAGGTGCGCGTCTGGAATCGCGATTCCGGCGCGGTTAGCGAACTTCGTGACGTACCGTGGATACTGTGGATGACCGGAGATGACAGCGCGACGACGCTGACCGCCGCCGATCAGACGACTTTGACAAACTACATGGCGCAGGGCGGTGGTTTGCTCTTGACGGGCCAGAATATCACGGAAGACGAGAATACAACGACTTTTCTGGAAACGGTCCTGCGCTCCGGCGTGAACCGGCACGATTCGGATCGCCCGTGGGCTTATGGGCTCGGCGGCGCACCCAACGTGGACGGCATGTTTCTGCTCTTGCTTGGCTCAGGCGGCGCGGGGAATCAAACCAGTCCATCGTCGCTCTTGCCGCTTGACAACGGCACGGCCTTTTGCATCAACGACACGACTGACGAAGAAGTTTGCGGCATTGCCGGTGAGTATCAAGGCGGCCGTTTCATGTTCATAAGTTTCGGTTTGGAAGCCGTATCGGGAATGGCCGGCAGCACGTCACGGGCCGCCTTTCTCGACTCCGCTGCCTCGTGGCTGTTGGAGACGAGTTCCGTAGAACCTGCTGCGCCGCAGCAAGTGACGTCGTTTGAATTGTTGCCGGCGTTCCCGAACCCGTTTAACGGTTCGGTGGAGATTCGCTGGCTGGCACCGGATGGCAGTGCTGATGTGCAACTGCGCGTCTATGATGTCCTGGGCCGCGCGGTGCGCACCCTGTTCTCCGGTCGGGCACACGGGGGCGCGCAGCGCACTTTATGGGATGCGCGTTCCGATGCAGGCATCGTCGTCGCCGGTGGTCCGTACTTTGTTCGGCTGACGGCGCCGGGAGTTTCTCTCACGCAGCCGCTTCAGTTCATCAAGTAG
- a CDS encoding MFS transporter yields MAGLFSFSRRNPGQVAAWATYDFGNSAFATTILAVIFNKYYAGVIAGGAAGIELFGARVPGATIFSFFVSASMILVALFGPILSALSDLGQLKRRMLLIHAAVGIAATGMLATLYAGDWLIGGLWFMFAQFGFAGGNIFYNAMLLDIADPVDYAKVSSVGWAWGYLGGGLLLALNLVMLQYPQLLGAAPGTFTVQHCFLTAAVWWGVFTLPLAFSYRAPVERRAVRIADAFRALSRSVKGLKKLPNFARFFFAYLLYNDGVETVIVMASIFGDQELKLATGELVLFFLMVQGVAFLGSLVFGWLANRFDNRRAILIGISIWSIVSLWGWQLGWLGNARLEYWYLGVLAGLVMGGTQAASRSLQAVLIPPRQSAEFFSFFAISGKFASAVGPAIFGLAVWITGSLRTGMLSLLIFFVLGAWLLWSVSEERGRAEALAFEPSSD; encoded by the coding sequence GTGGCCGGACTTTTTTCGTTTAGCCGCCGCAATCCTGGTCAGGTTGCCGCATGGGCCACCTACGACTTCGGTAACTCGGCCTTTGCGACGACGATTCTCGCCGTCATCTTCAACAAGTATTACGCCGGTGTGATCGCGGGCGGAGCAGCCGGAATCGAACTTTTCGGGGCGCGCGTACCCGGCGCGACGATCTTCAGTTTTTTTGTTTCGGCCAGTATGATTCTGGTCGCGCTCTTTGGACCGATCCTATCGGCGCTTTCTGATCTGGGTCAGTTGAAGCGGCGGATGCTGCTGATACACGCCGCCGTTGGTATTGCCGCCACAGGGATGCTCGCCACACTCTATGCCGGCGATTGGCTCATCGGCGGCCTGTGGTTCATGTTCGCGCAGTTTGGTTTCGCAGGCGGGAATATCTTCTATAACGCGATGCTGCTGGACATCGCGGACCCGGTAGACTACGCCAAAGTATCGAGCGTCGGCTGGGCCTGGGGCTACCTCGGCGGCGGTTTGCTGCTCGCGCTGAACCTAGTCATGCTGCAGTATCCGCAACTGCTCGGCGCAGCGCCGGGCACGTTTACTGTGCAGCATTGTTTCTTGACCGCCGCAGTATGGTGGGGCGTGTTCACCCTGCCGTTGGCGTTCAGCTATCGAGCGCCCGTTGAGCGGCGCGCGGTGCGCATCGCCGATGCGTTCCGAGCGCTATCCCGGAGCGTGAAGGGACTGAAGAAGCTGCCCAATTTCGCCCGTTTCTTCTTCGCGTATCTGCTCTACAACGATGGTGTGGAGACGGTAATTGTCATGGCCTCGATCTTTGGCGACCAAGAGCTCAAACTCGCGACGGGCGAGCTCGTGCTGTTCTTCTTGATGGTCCAGGGCGTGGCCTTCCTGGGTTCCCTGGTCTTCGGCTGGCTTGCCAATCGCTTTGACAATCGGCGCGCGATTCTCATTGGGATTTCGATTTGGAGCATCGTGTCGTTATGGGGCTGGCAATTGGGATGGCTGGGCAATGCGCGCCTCGAATATTGGTACCTTGGCGTGCTGGCGGGATTGGTGATGGGGGGAACGCAAGCCGCATCGCGGTCGCTGCAAGCCGTTTTGATCCCGCCGCGGCAATCCGCGGAGTTCTTCAGTTTCTTCGCTATTTCCGGTAAATTTGCCAGCGCCGTCGGTCCCGCGATCTTCGGACTGGCCGTCTGGATCACAGGCAGTTTGCGCACGGGCATGCTCTCGCTGCTAATCTTCTTTGTTTTGGGTGCGTGGCTCTTATGGAGCGTTTCTGAAGAGCGGGGACGCGCCGAAGCACTGGCCTTTGAACCCTCGTCCGACTAA
- the secE gene encoding preprotein translocase subunit SecE, with protein sequence MLKKFADYFVDVRAEMSKVTWPTRPEVVESTWIVLGFAFAFGIAVFAVDRILSLGLQQLL encoded by the coding sequence ATGCTTAAGAAATTTGCGGACTATTTTGTTGACGTGCGTGCCGAGATGTCCAAGGTCACTTGGCCGACGCGCCCCGAAGTCGTGGAAAGCACCTGGATCGTCCTGGGCTTTGCCTTCGCGTTCGGTATCGCCGTGTTCGCCGTTGACCGGATCCTCAGCCTTGGTCTGCAGCAATTGCTGTAG
- a CDS encoding CDP-alcohol phosphatidyltransferase family protein, whose amino-acid sequence MTEPRRQESAPMQTSKFVFAPKPRPRKFLTVPNLMSIGRILLLIPLFYFLERGPRDNGNFWALVVMAIALVSDMVDGLIARWFHVETDWGRVLDPLADKVWLGALAVFLALPTRANPLPLPFLLMLLVRDAAIVCGSFYVFRKRGLVVTSNYIGKLTMFVVALTLISYTINWAPPLFGWLTPLTLLWLATGFVVISSAQYLLRFVHYSAMKRTG is encoded by the coding sequence TTGACCGAACCGCGCCGACAAGAGTCCGCGCCCATGCAGACCTCGAAGTTCGTCTTCGCGCCAAAGCCACGACCGCGCAAGTTCCTGACTGTGCCCAACCTGATGAGCATCGGACGGATCTTGTTGCTCATTCCACTATTCTACTTCCTGGAGCGGGGACCGCGCGACAACGGGAATTTCTGGGCGCTCGTGGTGATGGCGATTGCGCTGGTCAGTGACATGGTGGACGGTTTGATCGCGCGCTGGTTTCATGTCGAGACCGATTGGGGCCGCGTCCTCGATCCGCTGGCCGACAAAGTCTGGCTGGGGGCACTCGCGGTATTTCTGGCGTTGCCTACGCGCGCGAATCCGCTGCCGCTGCCGTTTCTGCTGATGCTCTTGGTGCGCGATGCCGCGATTGTCTGCGGATCGTTCTATGTGTTTCGCAAGCGCGGATTGGTCGTCACGTCGAATTATATCGGCAAACTGACCATGTTCGTTGTGGCACTGACGCTGATCAGCTACACAATCAACTGGGCGCCGCCGCTATTCGGCTGGCTCACACCGCTGACGCTCTTGTGGCTTGCCACGGGCTTCGTTGTCATTTCGAGCGCCCAGTATCTGCTGCGCTTCGTGCATTACAGCGCGATGAAGCGCACCGGCTGA
- a CDS encoding cysteine--tRNA ligase — protein sequence MPLQLYNTLSRKVEPFIPRDSGKATMYTCGPTVYARAHIGNFRTFLVSDLLRRYLEYSGFEVKWVMNLTDIDDKTIKGANAEGISLRDYTDRYIASFHDDRKTLRIVDADLYPRATEHIGEMVQMVEDLIERKHAYVVEGSAYYKIDSFKTYGQLARLNPEELRVGERVASDEYEKEDVRDFALWKAWDTVDGPVAWETSLGKGRPGWHLECSAMSLKYLGKNFDLHLGGVDLIFPHHQNEIAQTEGVTDSPLARYWVHSEHLLVDGQKMSKSLGNFYTVTDLLDMGWKPREIRFGLLAGHYRQRTNFQASGLEGIKQSLARFEACAVNMQHAEGQGGLAQLQAIVAQREQEFRTALDDDLNFPEALAAVFNFVRDANTLCQERKIGAAERELGLETMRKFDRVLGFLDLDAEATDPEAAEIEALIETRNSARKSKNWAEADRARDELTARGIILEDRAGKTVWRRK from the coding sequence ATGCCACTGCAACTTTACAACACACTGTCCCGCAAAGTCGAGCCGTTTATTCCGCGCGATTCCGGCAAGGCCACGATGTATACCTGCGGTCCGACCGTTTACGCGCGCGCCCATATCGGCAATTTCCGCACTTTTCTGGTCTCGGATCTGCTGCGCCGCTATCTGGAATACTCGGGCTTCGAGGTGAAGTGGGTGATGAACCTGACGGACATTGACGATAAGACGATCAAGGGCGCGAATGCCGAAGGAATTTCGCTGCGCGACTACACGGATCGCTATATCGCTTCATTTCACGACGACCGCAAGACGCTGCGGATCGTGGATGCGGACCTCTATCCGCGGGCGACGGAGCATATCGGCGAAATGGTGCAGATGGTCGAGGACCTGATCGAGCGCAAGCATGCTTACGTTGTCGAAGGTTCCGCCTACTACAAGATTGATTCGTTCAAGACCTACGGCCAGCTCGCGCGGTTGAATCCTGAAGAACTGCGCGTCGGCGAGCGCGTTGCCAGTGACGAGTACGAGAAGGAGGACGTCCGCGACTTCGCTCTGTGGAAGGCGTGGGACACGGTGGACGGACCGGTCGCGTGGGAAACCAGTTTAGGCAAGGGGCGGCCCGGTTGGCACCTCGAGTGTTCCGCGATGTCCTTGAAATATCTCGGGAAGAATTTCGACTTGCATCTGGGCGGCGTGGACCTGATCTTCCCGCACCATCAGAACGAAATCGCGCAGACCGAAGGCGTGACCGATTCTCCCTTGGCGCGCTATTGGGTGCATTCTGAGCATCTGCTCGTGGACGGCCAGAAGATGTCGAAGTCGCTTGGGAATTTTTACACGGTGACCGATCTGCTGGATATGGGATGGAAGCCGCGCGAGATTCGGTTCGGTCTGCTCGCCGGACATTACCGCCAGCGCACGAATTTCCAAGCGAGCGGTCTCGAGGGGATCAAGCAATCGCTGGCCCGATTTGAAGCTTGCGCGGTCAACATGCAGCATGCGGAAGGGCAGGGGGGGCTGGCGCAGTTGCAGGCCATCGTGGCGCAGCGCGAACAGGAGTTCCGCACTGCCCTCGATGATGACCTAAACTTTCCGGAAGCGCTCGCGGCTGTTTTCAATTTTGTCCGCGATGCGAACACGCTCTGCCAAGAGCGGAAGATTGGCGCCGCTGAACGCGAACTCGGTCTCGAGACGATGCGCAAATTCGACCGAGTGCTCGGCTTTCTCGATTTGGATGCCGAGGCCACCGACCCCGAAGCCGCCGAGATCGAGGCGCTTATCGAAACCCGCAACTCGGCTCGCAAATCCAAGAATTGGGCGGAAGCCGACCGCGCCCGCGACGAGCTCACCGCCCGGGGCATCATCCTCGAGGACCGGGCCGGGAAGACGGTGTGGCGGAGGAAGTAG
- a CDS encoding NAD(P)-dependent oxidoreductase — protein sequence MKVLITGGAGFLGLHTALCFAEKGWDLVLTDIAPFETSEYPAGSVFVQHDVRDKAGLDKILSEHKIDVIVHGAAALPLWKPKDIYEINVDGTRRVLEAAKQAGVDRVVFVSSTAVYGIPDHHPLFETDRVHGVGPYGESKIQAEQVCVEFRTPEFCVPVIRPKTFIGTHRLGVFQILYDWVESGKRIPMIGNGKNRYQLLEVDDLADAIYLGATVEAKRANDTFNVGAEEFKTVREDMGAMCQYAGNGARPWGTPAGPVKLALMTFEAMGLSPLYKWVYGTADQDSFVSIEKAKRELGWKPKYSNAQALIRSYQWYLDNKHTIPQGSGITHRIAWNQGILKFFKRFM from the coding sequence GTGAAAGTACTGATTACAGGCGGCGCGGGCTTCCTCGGATTGCACACCGCGCTTTGCTTTGCCGAAAAGGGTTGGGACCTCGTCCTGACCGATATTGCCCCGTTCGAGACCTCTGAATACCCGGCGGGCTCCGTGTTCGTCCAGCACGATGTCCGCGACAAGGCCGGATTGGACAAGATACTGTCCGAGCACAAGATTGATGTTATCGTCCACGGCGCGGCCGCCCTGCCGTTGTGGAAACCCAAGGATATTTACGAGATTAACGTGGATGGCACGCGTCGAGTGCTGGAAGCCGCCAAGCAGGCGGGCGTGGACCGCGTGGTGTTTGTCTCCTCGACGGCAGTTTACGGTATTCCTGATCACCATCCGCTATTTGAGACCGACCGCGTACACGGCGTCGGCCCCTATGGCGAGAGCAAGATCCAGGCGGAGCAGGTCTGCGTCGAATTCCGCACGCCGGAATTCTGCGTCCCGGTGATCCGCCCGAAGACGTTCATCGGCACTCATCGGCTGGGCGTCTTCCAAATTCTCTACGATTGGGTGGAAAGCGGCAAGCGCATTCCGATGATCGGCAACGGGAAGAATCGCTATCAGCTTTTGGAAGTGGACGACCTGGCCGATGCGATCTATTTAGGCGCGACGGTTGAAGCCAAGCGCGCTAACGACACGTTTAACGTGGGCGCCGAAGAGTTCAAGACCGTACGCGAGGACATGGGCGCCATGTGTCAGTACGCCGGCAACGGCGCGCGTCCGTGGGGCACGCCGGCCGGACCGGTCAAGCTCGCCTTGATGACGTTTGAAGCGATGGGCCTTTCGCCGCTCTACAAGTGGGTGTACGGCACGGCCGATCAGGACAGCTTCGTTTCGATTGAGAAGGCCAAACGCGAACTCGGTTGGAAGCCCAAATATTCCAATGCGCAGGCGCTGATTCGCAGCTACCAGTGGTATCTCGACAACAAGCACACGATTCCGCAAGGCTCGGGCATCACGCACCGCATTGCGTGGAACCAGGGCATTCTGAAGTTCTTCAAGCGCTTCATGTAA
- a CDS encoding amidophosphoribosyltransferase, giving the protein MSHHTDFFDDKPRDKCGVMAVTGHPRAAELTYLGLYALQHRGQESAGVVSADGQKLFAHRGMGLLADVFRDQGKFKDLAGASAIGHVRYSTTGSSSLANVQPIMVNTKDGPLAVGHNGNITNERALRYRLEQEGAIFQTTSDSELFVHLIARSKATTNSGRLADAVRELEGAFSVVLITKDELLVARDPHGFRPLAMGRLGDSFVFASETCAFDLIGATYERDVDAGEIITISARGRESLRYAPAQLNMCIFELIYFARPDSMIYGTSVDKVRRKLGKILADESPVDADVVISVPDSSNTSAIGYARRTGIKFEIGLIRNHYIGRTFINPSQFMRSYNSRIKYNPVRGVLEGRRVVLVDDSIVRGTTLKKLTTIVRDAGATEVHVRIASPPVRWPCFYGMDYPTRKELIAAFASPTEIQNYLGVESLRYLSQEGMLSATRDAPSNYCTACFSGNYPVALKDPAQLAELAEPDKEWARAELERVLRTME; this is encoded by the coding sequence ATGTCACACCATACCGACTTTTTCGATGACAAGCCCCGCGATAAATGCGGGGTCATGGCCGTAACTGGCCACCCGCGGGCCGCAGAATTGACCTATTTGGGTCTTTATGCCTTGCAACATCGCGGCCAAGAGTCGGCGGGAGTCGTCAGCGCTGACGGCCAAAAACTGTTCGCGCACCGCGGAATGGGCCTCCTCGCGGACGTCTTCCGGGACCAGGGGAAGTTCAAGGACCTCGCCGGAGCCAGCGCCATCGGGCACGTGCGCTACTCTACGACTGGCTCCTCATCGCTCGCTAACGTGCAGCCCATCATGGTTAACACCAAGGACGGGCCGTTGGCAGTCGGGCATAACGGCAATATCACCAACGAACGGGCGCTGCGCTACCGGCTGGAGCAAGAGGGCGCAATCTTTCAGACGACCTCGGATTCCGAGTTGTTTGTCCACCTCATCGCCCGCTCCAAGGCCACGACCAATTCTGGACGGCTGGCGGACGCCGTGCGTGAGTTAGAAGGGGCGTTCTCGGTAGTCCTGATTACGAAAGACGAGCTTCTGGTCGCGCGCGACCCGCACGGCTTCAGGCCGCTCGCGATGGGCAGACTGGGCGACAGTTTCGTCTTTGCGTCCGAAACCTGCGCCTTTGATCTGATCGGAGCAACCTACGAGCGCGACGTGGATGCGGGTGAGATTATTACAATCTCGGCGCGGGGCCGCGAGTCGCTGCGTTATGCGCCCGCGCAGCTCAATATGTGCATTTTTGAGCTGATCTATTTCGCCCGGCCAGATAGTATGATCTACGGCACTTCGGTGGACAAAGTGCGGCGCAAACTCGGTAAGATCCTGGCCGACGAGTCGCCGGTGGACGCCGACGTCGTGATCTCGGTCCCGGATTCGTCAAACACCTCGGCAATCGGCTATGCGCGGCGCACGGGGATAAAGTTTGAAATCGGGCTGATTCGCAACCACTACATCGGCCGTACGTTCATCAATCCGTCGCAGTTCATGCGCTCATACAACTCGCGCATCAAATACAATCCGGTCCGCGGGGTACTCGAGGGGCGGCGCGTGGTCCTAGTGGATGACTCGATTGTGCGCGGCACGACTCTGAAGAAGCTGACCACCATTGTGCGCGATGCCGGAGCGACCGAAGTGCACGTGCGCATCGCGTCACCGCCGGTACGCTGGCCCTGCTTCTACGGGATGGACTATCCGACGCGCAAAGAGCTGATTGCGGCCTTCGCGTCGCCGACCGAGATACAAAACTACCTCGGTGTTGAGTCGTTGCGCTATCTTTCGCAAGAGGGCATGCTCTCCGCGACGCGCGACGCACCGTCGAACTATTGCACCGCCTGCTTCTCGGGTAACTATCCGGTTGCCCTGAAAGATCCGGCCCAATTGGCGGAGTTGGCCGAGCCCGACAAAGAGTGGGCGCGCGCCGAACTAGAGCGCGTTCTGCGCACGATGGAGTAA
- the tuf gene encoding elongation factor Tu codes for MAKAKFERTKPHVNIGTIGHVDHGKTTLTAAITQVLAQKGLAQARNYDEIDNAPEEKERGVTINVHHAEYETEKRHYAHVDCPGHADYIKNMVTGAAQMDGAILVVSAADGPMPQTREHVLLARQVNVPALVVFLNKCDQVDDPELLDLVELEVRELLSSYEFPGDTCPVIRGSALDALSNLTDADKTKCIHELMTAVDNFIPEPERALDKPFLMPIEDVFSITGRGTVGTGRIERGKIKVGEEIEIVGLGQHKKTVVTGVEMFRKLLDEGFAGDNAGLLLRGVEKDELERGMVLCKIGSIKPHKKFEAQVYVLSKEEGGRHTPFFNNYRPQFFFRTTDVTGAIQMQGGAEMIMPGDNTTITVELITDIAMDEGLRFAIREGGKTVGAGRVTKIIE; via the coding sequence ATGGCAAAGGCCAAATTCGAACGTACGAAACCGCACGTCAACATCGGCACCATCGGTCACGTGGACCATGGCAAGACCACGCTCACGGCGGCTATCACGCAAGTGCTCGCCCAGAAGGGTCTGGCGCAAGCGCGTAACTATGACGAAATCGACAACGCGCCCGAAGAAAAAGAACGCGGCGTTACGATTAACGTCCACCACGCTGAGTACGAAACCGAGAAGCGCCACTACGCGCACGTGGACTGCCCGGGCCACGCCGACTACATCAAGAACATGGTCACCGGCGCCGCGCAGATGGACGGCGCGATCCTGGTCGTGTCCGCCGCCGACGGCCCCATGCCGCAGACGCGTGAACACGTGCTGCTGGCCCGTCAGGTGAACGTGCCCGCCCTCGTCGTGTTCCTCAACAAGTGCGACCAGGTTGACGATCCGGAATTGCTGGACCTCGTCGAATTGGAAGTGCGCGAACTCCTGTCGTCCTACGAATTCCCCGGCGATACCTGCCCGGTCATTCGCGGCAGCGCTCTCGACGCGCTCTCGAACCTGACCGACGCGGACAAGACCAAGTGCATCCACGAACTTATGACCGCCGTGGACAACTTCATTCCGGAACCGGAACGCGCGCTCGACAAGCCGTTCCTGATGCCGATTGAAGACGTGTTCTCGATCACCGGTCGCGGTACCGTGGGCACGGGTCGTATCGAGCGCGGCAAAATCAAGGTCGGCGAAGAAATCGAAATCGTCGGTCTGGGCCAGCACAAGAAGACCGTCGTCACCGGCGTGGAAATGTTCCGCAAATTGCTCGACGAAGGTTTCGCCGGCGACAACGCGGGTCTGCTTCTGCGCGGCGTGGAAAAAGACGAACTCGAGCGCGGCATGGTGCTGTGCAAAATCGGTTCGATCAAGCCGCATAAGAAGTTCGAAGCGCAGGTCTACGTGTTGTCGAAGGAAGAAGGCGGCCGTCACACGCCGTTCTTCAACAACTACCGTCCGCAGTTCTTCTTCCGTACCACCGACGTGACGGGCGCCATTCAAATGCAGGGCGGCGCTGAAATGATTATGCCGGGCGACAACACGACCATCACGGTCGAGCTGATCACCGACATCGCCATGGACGAAGGTCTGCGCTTCGCTATTCGTGAAGGCGGCAAGACCGTCGGCGCGGGTCGCGTGACCAAGATCATCGAGTAA